One Phycisphaera mikurensis NBRC 102666 DNA window includes the following coding sequences:
- the groES gene encoding co-chaperone GroES, which translates to MKLKPLGDKILVQRLKAEEKTASGIYLPESAKEKPQHAKVVRVGTGKRTDSGEVLPFQVKEGDTVVLGKWGGTEVKVDGEEYVVLGEDEVLAVVG; encoded by the coding sequence ATGAAGCTCAAGCCCCTCGGCGACAAGATCCTCGTCCAGCGCCTCAAGGCCGAAGAGAAAACCGCCTCCGGCATCTACCTGCCCGAGTCCGCGAAGGAGAAGCCGCAGCACGCGAAGGTCGTCCGCGTCGGCACCGGCAAGAGGACCGACAGCGGCGAGGTCCTCCCCTTCCAGGTGAAAGAGGGCGACACGGTCGTCCTCGGCAAGTGGGGCGGCACCGAGGTCAAGGTCGACGGCGAGGAGTACGTCGTGCTCGGCGAGGACGAGGTCCTCGCGGTCGTGGGCTGA
- a CDS encoding response regulator: protein MVAPSLPSPPNPRPPVEPAGGALPRPEPRLRLLVTEDRVHADEHWTRQMPRLLGPLGVEAARVPSGTAALDAASRMRFDIAVIDLATPAGGSGPLRPPASGLWLLEVLRRMEGAPATVVINAAAGPRQAERLLLASLRLGASAVIPRPVELNTLLEAIRRVLRRGHQDRWPGDAATRPPAA, encoded by the coding sequence ATGGTGGCACCCTCCCTTCCCTCGCCCCCGAACCCGCGTCCCCCGGTCGAACCGGCCGGGGGCGCGTTGCCGCGGCCGGAGCCGCGGCTCCGCCTGCTGGTGACCGAGGACCGCGTCCACGCGGATGAGCACTGGACCCGCCAGATGCCCCGCCTGCTCGGCCCGCTCGGCGTGGAAGCGGCTCGCGTTCCTAGCGGAACCGCCGCGCTCGACGCCGCGAGCCGGATGCGCTTCGACATCGCCGTGATCGACCTCGCCACCCCCGCCGGCGGCAGCGGCCCGCTCCGCCCGCCCGCCTCGGGTCTCTGGCTGCTCGAGGTGCTCCGCCGCATGGAGGGTGCCCCCGCCACCGTGGTCATCAACGCCGCCGCGGGTCCCCGCCAAGCCGAGCGCCTCCTGCTCGCCTCGCTCCGGCTGGGCGCCTCCGCCGTCATCCCGCGCCCGGTCGAGCTCAACACCCTGCTCGAAGCGATCCGCCGCGTGCTCCGCCGGGGCCACCAGGACCGCTGGCCCGGCGACGCCGCGACCCGTCCTCCCGCCGCCTGA
- the arfB gene encoding alternative ribosome rescue aminoacyl-tRNA hydrolase ArfB, producing MPTPPVPPADAAATDARGLRVLAPGVAVPPGAVTEAAVRSGGPGGQNVNKVATKIVLTVDGTALLDALPRHAHARLIALAGTRWSAAGLVVAASEARGQLANRRAARLRVRELLVAALHRPTPRRPRTVSRRAKARRVEAKRRRGVLKRGRSDGGADA from the coding sequence GTGCCGACGCCGCCCGTTCCCCCAGCCGACGCCGCCGCGACCGATGCCCGCGGCCTCCGGGTGCTCGCGCCCGGCGTCGCGGTCCCGCCCGGGGCCGTCACCGAGGCGGCCGTGCGCAGCGGCGGCCCCGGCGGACAGAACGTCAACAAGGTGGCCACGAAGATCGTGCTCACCGTCGACGGTACGGCGTTGCTGGACGCTCTGCCGCGCCACGCGCACGCCCGGCTGATCGCCCTCGCCGGCACGCGCTGGTCCGCCGCCGGGCTGGTCGTCGCGGCGAGCGAAGCCCGCGGCCAGCTCGCCAACCGGCGGGCGGCCCGGCTCCGCGTCCGCGAGCTGCTGGTCGCGGCCCTGCACCGCCCGACGCCGCGCCGGCCGCGCACGGTGAGCCGCCGGGCGAAGGCCCGCCGGGTGGAGGCCAAGCGCCGGCGGGGCGTCCTCAAGCGGGGCCGCAGCGACGGCGGAGCCGACGCATGA
- a CDS encoding NUDIX hydrolase encodes MTPPAPPASPRPGPPAAPTRYVVATLCFLFDAEGRVLLLERSRPPNRNLHSPIGGKLETAIGESPAACAAREIHEEAGVTVDAADLHLAGVVSESDFPGVGHLLMFLYEVTRPVAVPPGAIDEGRLAWHAPEDLPGLAVPQTDREVIWPLFLANRGGFFAAHIDLAGGRLRWRLEAGLPAAGGTPEPGD; translated from the coding sequence ATGACCCCCCCCGCCCCGCCCGCTTCTCCCCGGCCCGGCCCGCCCGCGGCGCCAACCCGCTACGTCGTCGCGACGCTGTGCTTCCTCTTCGATGCGGAGGGCCGGGTGCTGCTGCTGGAGCGCAGCCGCCCGCCCAACCGGAACCTGCACTCCCCCATCGGCGGCAAGCTGGAGACGGCGATCGGCGAGAGCCCCGCCGCCTGCGCCGCCCGCGAGATCCACGAGGAGGCGGGGGTCACGGTGGACGCCGCCGACCTCCACCTCGCGGGGGTCGTGTCCGAATCGGACTTCCCGGGCGTGGGTCACCTGCTGATGTTCCTCTACGAGGTCACCCGGCCGGTGGCGGTGCCGCCGGGGGCGATCGACGAGGGCCGGCTCGCCTGGCACGCACCCGAGGACCTGCCGGGCCTGGCGGTGCCCCAGACGGACCGCGAGGTGATCTGGCCGCTGTTCCTCGCCAATCGCGGCGGCTTCTTCGCCGCCCACATCGACCTCGCCGGCGGGCGTCTGCGGTGGCGGCTGGAGGCGGGCCTTCCCGCCGCCGGCGGAACCCCAGAGCCTGGCGATTAG
- a CDS encoding helix-turn-helix transcriptional regulator, whose protein sequence is MRHLLAHVRCDAAVLGVTDGGEAADRSILGLLNATPASAQSWCEGPDPLLAEAQADGLATRNRGRCVRATGPLGDLHEAVIATQHFWPGTTRRWFLLAGRRGGGFNPAERERLGLALTGIRDGFMTPREAGLSQTVLREDGDLVLMDAPAGLVESQRPATRGLRHACVQRAASERWGGRKQRLRTPRDLIVDLEDGLGAVWLRTYRWSPAPGLPRLHWVQQRPVGEPGPPPVGEPGDLRIARALAVLGDRYPDPPGLGALSEELGLSMYHFQRLFKAGVGCSPKQYVLRIQLMMACWLLRTTGRSIGDIAVSTGFGSPGHFSSTFRDHAKRSPSDYRAAG, encoded by the coding sequence GTGCGTCACCTCCTCGCGCACGTCCGCTGCGACGCCGCCGTGCTCGGGGTGACCGACGGCGGCGAGGCCGCGGACCGCTCGATTCTCGGTCTGTTGAACGCGACCCCCGCCTCGGCGCAGTCCTGGTGCGAGGGGCCGGATCCGCTGCTCGCCGAGGCGCAGGCCGACGGGCTCGCGACGAGGAACCGCGGGCGCTGCGTGCGCGCGACCGGCCCGCTGGGCGACCTCCACGAGGCGGTCATCGCGACCCAGCACTTCTGGCCGGGCACGACGCGGCGGTGGTTCCTGCTCGCGGGCCGGCGCGGCGGCGGCTTCAACCCCGCCGAGCGCGAGCGGCTGGGGCTGGCCCTCACCGGCATCCGCGACGGCTTCATGACGCCGCGTGAGGCGGGGCTCTCGCAGACGGTCCTGCGGGAGGACGGGGACCTCGTGCTCATGGATGCGCCCGCCGGCCTGGTGGAGTCCCAACGGCCCGCGACCCGGGGCCTGCGTCACGCCTGCGTGCAACGCGCGGCGAGCGAGCGCTGGGGCGGGCGGAAGCAGCGGCTCCGCACGCCGCGTGACCTGATCGTCGACCTCGAGGACGGGCTCGGCGCCGTCTGGCTGCGGACCTACCGCTGGTCGCCCGCGCCGGGCCTGCCGCGGCTGCACTGGGTGCAGCAGCGGCCGGTGGGCGAGCCGGGCCCGCCGCCGGTGGGCGAGCCCGGCGACCTCCGCATCGCCCGGGCCCTCGCGGTGCTCGGCGACCGGTACCCCGACCCGCCCGGGCTCGGGGCGCTCTCCGAGGAGCTCGGTCTGAGCATGTACCACTTCCAGCGCCTGTTCAAGGCCGGCGTCGGGTGCTCACCCAAGCAGTACGTGCTCCGGATCCAGCTGATGATGGCTTGCTGGCTGCTGCGGACGACCGGACGCTCCATCGGCGACATCGCGGTGTCGACCGGCTTCGGGTCGCCGGGTCACTTCTCCTCGACCTTCCGGGACCACGCGAAGAGAAGCCCGAGCGACTACCGGGCGGCCGGGTGA